In a single window of the Bacillus mycoides genome:
- the bioB gene encoding biotin synthase codes for MKQVQTKRDWKKLAYDVVEEKMITKEDAIAILEADDTEVLEIMNAAYIIRHHHFGKKVKLNMIINTKSGLCPEDCGYCSQSIISEAPIDKYAWLTQEKIVEGAHEAIRRKAGTYCIVASGRRPTNKEVNHVIGAVKEIRETTDLKICCCLGFLNEDQAGQLAEAGVHRYNHNLNTHANNYDSICSTHTYDDRVDTVQKAKQAGISPCSGAIFGMGETIEQRAEIAFELQRLDADSIPCNFLVAVKGTPLEGQKELTPVECLKVLAMMRFVNPTKEIRISGGRELNLRSVQPLGLFAANSIFVGDYLTTAGQEPTADWGMIEDLGFEIEECAL; via the coding sequence ATGAAACAAGTACAAACAAAAAGGGATTGGAAAAAACTTGCATACGACGTAGTAGAAGAGAAAATGATTACGAAAGAAGATGCAATTGCAATATTAGAAGCTGATGATACAGAGGTTTTAGAAATTATGAATGCAGCTTACATCATTCGCCATCATCATTTTGGTAAGAAAGTAAAGTTGAACATGATTATAAATACGAAATCTGGATTATGTCCTGAAGATTGCGGGTATTGTTCACAGTCTATTATTTCAGAAGCACCGATTGATAAGTATGCATGGTTAACACAAGAGAAAATTGTTGAAGGAGCGCACGAAGCAATTCGTCGTAAAGCAGGTACATATTGTATTGTTGCATCTGGTCGTCGTCCGACGAATAAAGAAGTAAATCACGTTATTGGAGCAGTTAAGGAAATTCGTGAAACGACAGATTTAAAAATTTGCTGTTGTTTAGGATTTTTAAATGAAGATCAAGCAGGTCAGTTAGCAGAAGCTGGTGTGCATCGTTATAATCACAATTTAAATACGCATGCCAACAATTATGATAGCATTTGTTCAACGCATACGTATGACGATCGTGTTGATACAGTCCAAAAAGCGAAGCAAGCCGGTATTTCTCCATGCTCTGGAGCAATTTTCGGAATGGGAGAAACGATTGAACAGCGCGCTGAAATTGCATTTGAATTACAACGTTTAGATGCGGATTCTATTCCATGTAATTTCCTTGTTGCTGTAAAGGGTACTCCGCTTGAAGGACAAAAAGAATTAACACCTGTAGAATGTTTAAAAGTGCTGGCGATGATGCGTTTTGTAAATCCAACAAAAGAAATTCGTATTTCAGGTGGTCGAGAACTTAATTTACGTTCTGTACAGCCACTTGGTTTATTTGCAGCAAACTCTATCTTTGTCGGGGACTATTTAACAACAGCTGGACAAGAGCCGACTGCGGACTGGGGTATGATTGAAGATTTAGGGTTTGAGATTGAAGAATGTGCGCTATAA
- the bioF gene encoding 8-amino-7-oxononanoate synthase, producing MNQMWHTHLQSKVEQLKEQGQYRNLHVTEKAEETWLIRNKKKMLNLASNNYLGLAGDERLNEAAIACTRKYGTGATASRLVVGNYPLYEEVEKIICNWKGTERALIVNSGYTANVGAISALACRHDMVFSDKLNHASIVDGIILSGAEHKRYRHNDLDHLEKMLQIASPEKRKLIVTDTIFSMDGDIAYLRGLVQLKEKYGAIIIVDEAHASGIYGISGAGLSHVEKDIAQKIDIHMGTFSKALGCYGAYLTGDSIYIEYLQNMMRSLIFTTALPPGTLGAIRKAIEIVKEDNERRERLIENGAYFRTHLQEAGFDIGNSSTHIVPIVVGSNENTLRFSERLQEVGIAAIAIRPPTVPVGSSRVRFAVTSQHTIADLKWAIQHIIRIGKEEGFLV from the coding sequence ATGAATCAAATGTGGCACACGCATCTTCAATCTAAAGTAGAACAATTAAAGGAGCAAGGGCAGTATCGTAATTTACATGTAACAGAGAAAGCGGAAGAGACATGGCTTATTCGAAATAAGAAAAAGATGCTAAATTTAGCATCGAATAATTATTTAGGATTAGCTGGAGATGAAAGGTTGAACGAAGCTGCTATTGCCTGCACGAGAAAATATGGAACTGGAGCGACAGCATCTCGTCTCGTTGTAGGAAATTATCCATTGTATGAAGAGGTTGAGAAAATTATATGCAACTGGAAAGGTACTGAAAGAGCATTAATTGTAAATAGTGGGTATACAGCAAATGTAGGTGCTATATCTGCTTTAGCTTGTCGTCACGATATGGTTTTTAGTGATAAATTAAATCACGCAAGTATTGTTGATGGAATTATATTAAGCGGAGCAGAGCATAAAAGATATCGTCATAATGATTTGGATCATTTAGAAAAGATGTTGCAAATAGCGTCACCAGAAAAGAGAAAATTAATCGTAACAGATACGATTTTTAGTATGGATGGAGATATTGCATATTTGAGAGGCTTAGTTCAGCTGAAAGAGAAATACGGGGCAATCATTATAGTTGATGAAGCACATGCAAGTGGAATATATGGAATCAGTGGAGCCGGATTATCTCATGTAGAAAAAGATATTGCTCAAAAAATTGATATACATATGGGGACGTTTAGTAAGGCTTTAGGGTGTTATGGTGCGTATTTAACGGGTGATTCCATTTATATAGAGTATTTACAAAATATGATGAGAAGCTTGATTTTTACTACAGCTTTACCACCAGGAACATTAGGGGCGATCCGAAAAGCAATTGAAATTGTGAAAGAAGATAACGAAAGAAGAGAGCGACTTATAGAGAATGGTGCATATTTCAGGACGCATTTACAAGAAGCTGGTTTTGATATTGGGAATAGCTCAACTCATATTGTACCGATTGTAGTTGGGTCAAATGAAAATACTTTACGGTTTAGTGAAAGGTTACAAGAGGTAGGTATCGCAGCCATTGCAATTCGTCCGCCGACTGTTCCGGTTGGTAGTTCTCGAGTCCGTTTTGCAGTTACGTCACAACATACAATAGCCGATTTAAAATGGGCTATTCAGCATATTATACGCATTGGTAAAGAAGAGGGGTTTTTAGTATGA
- the ribE gene encoding riboflavin synthase: protein MFTGIVEELGTISSMTQSGEAMKLTISAKQILSDVKLGDSIAVNGICLTVTTFTTTSFTVDAMPETMKATSLRMLKPSAKVNLERAMAANGRFGGHFVTGHIDGIGTILTKKQHYNAIYYKIAISDELLRYCLHKGSVAVDGTSLTIFDIDESSITISLIPHTVSESIIGEKKAGDIVNIECDMIGKYIERFISKPAKRTGSMTESFLQENGFL, encoded by the coding sequence ATGTTTACAGGAATCGTAGAAGAGTTAGGAACGATATCAAGCATGACTCAAAGTGGTGAAGCAATGAAGCTAACTATTAGCGCAAAGCAAATTTTATCGGATGTCAAATTAGGTGATAGTATCGCAGTTAACGGCATTTGCTTAACAGTAACTACTTTTACGACTACTTCATTCACTGTCGACGCAATGCCTGAAACAATGAAAGCAACATCACTTCGTATGCTAAAGCCAAGTGCCAAAGTGAATTTAGAACGGGCGATGGCTGCAAACGGACGATTCGGTGGACATTTCGTCACCGGACATATCGATGGCATCGGTACGATTTTAACTAAAAAACAACATTACAATGCCATCTATTACAAAATAGCAATTTCTGATGAATTACTACGCTATTGTTTGCATAAAGGATCCGTTGCTGTTGATGGCACTAGCTTAACAATATTTGATATAGACGAATCTTCAATTACAATTTCACTCATCCCCCACACAGTAAGCGAGTCTATAATCGGAGAAAAAAAAGCCGGGGACATCGTAAACATTGAGTGTGACATGATTGGAAAATATATTGAACGCTTTATCTCAAAGCCCGCAAAAAGAACTGGTTCAATGACCGAAAGCTTTTTACAAGAAAACGGATTTCTATAA
- a CDS encoding alpha/beta fold hydrolase — translation MKELKLIFIPGWGMEEDVWTLVLPYFKGYSVQCIDWRNVKEQSEFAGRIIDIAQDENVILVGWSLGALAAVQAYKKIKAQGMVLIGGTAKFTNTSDYTSGWNSLHIERMKKNLTRKKEDTLKRFYENMFTKSELRENTSFEEIAQKFKGDSIQSLQLGLDYLIETDMRNEVIDMKAPLLLLHGEQDVICPLSAAHSMANNTNANLKVVSGAGHALCVTNFEYCANEIIQFVEGIRHDQQNVTAKTV, via the coding sequence ATGAAAGAGCTAAAGCTTATTTTTATTCCAGGATGGGGAATGGAAGAAGATGTTTGGACTTTGGTTCTGCCGTATTTTAAAGGATATTCTGTTCAATGTATAGATTGGCGTAACGTGAAAGAACAAAGTGAATTTGCGGGGCGAATAATAGATATAGCGCAGGATGAAAATGTAATTTTAGTTGGATGGTCACTAGGAGCGTTAGCGGCAGTACAAGCTTATAAAAAGATTAAGGCCCAAGGTATGGTACTAATTGGTGGTACCGCTAAATTTACCAATACAAGTGACTATACAAGTGGATGGAATTCCTTGCATATAGAACGTATGAAAAAGAATTTAACGAGAAAAAAAGAAGATACTTTGAAGCGTTTCTATGAAAATATGTTTACAAAAAGTGAGCTGAGGGAGAATACGAGTTTTGAAGAGATTGCGCAGAAGTTTAAAGGAGACTCGATTCAGTCTTTACAATTAGGCTTAGATTATTTAATAGAAACAGATATGAGAAATGAAGTAATAGATATGAAAGCCCCGCTGTTACTCCTTCATGGAGAGCAGGATGTAATATGTCCATTGTCTGCAGCCCATAGTATGGCGAATAATACGAATGCCAATCTAAAAGTAGTAAGTGGTGCTGGGCATGCATTATGTGTAACGAATTTTGAATATTGCGCAAATGAAATTATTCAATTTGTAGAGGGGATACGACATGATCAACAAAACGTTACTGCAAAAACGGTTTAA
- the bioD gene encoding dethiobiotin synthase, with protein sequence MSGFFITATDTEVGKTVVTGALAGIFRERGHNVGVYKPLQSGHVASNPEGDAARLKALSGVPTEEDEICPYSIEEPLAPRLAMKRAGRTVTLKEITDHYNELLKKFNSLFVEGAGGLAVPYTEDALVIDFAKELQFPLIVVARPTLGTVNHTILTISYAKAHGLKVAGVILSGCKGYEKERVQENKIMIEELSGVPVLGLLPFLEGEFTKEELLGAAKEHIMISKLEELIQNESNVAHASSI encoded by the coding sequence ATGAGTGGTTTCTTTATAACAGCAACGGATACAGAAGTTGGCAAAACGGTAGTGACAGGAGCATTGGCAGGTATATTTCGAGAGCGTGGACATAATGTTGGTGTATATAAACCGTTGCAAAGTGGACATGTTGCATCAAATCCTGAGGGTGATGCAGCAAGATTAAAAGCATTATCGGGTGTACCGACAGAAGAAGATGAAATTTGTCCTTATTCCATTGAAGAACCACTTGCTCCGAGACTTGCCATGAAAAGAGCTGGAAGGACAGTAACGTTAAAAGAAATTACTGATCACTATAATGAACTACTAAAAAAGTTTAATAGCCTATTTGTAGAAGGGGCTGGTGGGCTTGCAGTTCCATATACAGAAGATGCTTTAGTGATTGATTTTGCAAAAGAATTACAGTTTCCTCTTATTGTAGTAGCGCGTCCTACGCTTGGGACAGTTAATCATACTATTTTAACAATTTCTTATGCAAAAGCACATGGATTAAAAGTAGCAGGTGTAATTTTATCTGGATGTAAAGGATATGAAAAAGAAAGAGTGCAAGAAAATAAAATAATGATTGAGGAGTTAAGTGGCGTGCCGGTTTTAGGGTTATTACCATTCCTTGAAGGAGAGTTTACAAAGGAAGAATTATTAGGGGCGGCAAAAGAGCATATTATGATTTCAAAATTAGAGGAGCTCATCCAAAATGAATCAAATGTGGCACACGCATCTTCAATCTAA
- the ribBA gene encoding bifunctional 3,4-dihydroxy-2-butanone 4-phosphate synthase/GTP cyclohydrolase II gives MFHRIEEALEDLKQGKVVIVCDDENRENEGDFIALAEYITPETINFMITHGRGLVCVPITEEYAERLQLEPMVSHNTDSHHTAFTVSIDHVSTTTGISAHERATTIQELLNPASKGADFNRPGHIFPLIAKEGGVLRRAGHTEAAVDLAKLCGAEPAGVICEIINEDGTMARVPDLLECAKQFDIKMITIEDLIAYRRHHETLVTREVEITLPTDFGTFHAIGYSNSLDMKEHIALVKGVISTGEPVLVRVHSECLTGDVFGSCRCDCGPQLHAALAQIEREGKGVLLYMRQEGRGIGLLNKLRAYKLQEEGLDTVEANEKLGFPADLRDYGIGAQILKDLGLQNLRLLTNNPRKIAGLQGYDLEVTERVPLQMPTKEENKTYLQTKASKLGHLLNL, from the coding sequence ATGTTTCATCGTATTGAAGAAGCTCTAGAAGATTTAAAACAAGGAAAAGTTGTTATCGTATGTGATGATGAAAACCGAGAAAATGAAGGCGATTTTATTGCTTTAGCAGAGTACATTACACCAGAAACGATTAATTTTATGATTACACACGGTCGTGGTCTCGTTTGTGTACCCATTACGGAGGAGTACGCAGAACGTCTACAGTTAGAACCAATGGTATCTCATAATACAGATTCACATCACACTGCGTTTACAGTGAGCATTGATCATGTTTCTACAACAACAGGGATTAGCGCTCATGAACGTGCAACTACGATACAAGAATTGTTAAACCCTGCATCAAAAGGCGCTGATTTCAATCGCCCTGGACATATCTTTCCATTAATTGCGAAAGAAGGCGGTGTACTGCGCCGTGCTGGTCATACAGAAGCCGCTGTCGATTTAGCCAAACTTTGCGGAGCAGAACCAGCTGGAGTCATTTGCGAAATTATAAATGAGGACGGTACGATGGCACGTGTACCTGATTTACTAGAGTGCGCAAAACAATTTGATATAAAAATGATTACAATAGAAGATTTAATTGCTTATCGCCGCCATCACGAAACACTTGTGACGAGAGAAGTGGAAATTACATTACCTACAGATTTCGGTACTTTCCATGCAATTGGCTATTCTAACTCATTAGATATGAAAGAACATATCGCGCTCGTAAAAGGTGTTATTTCAACAGGCGAACCTGTACTTGTACGCGTTCATTCAGAATGCTTAACAGGAGATGTATTTGGTTCGTGCCGCTGTGATTGCGGACCACAGCTACATGCTGCACTTGCTCAAATTGAGCGTGAAGGAAAAGGTGTTCTTCTCTATATGAGACAAGAAGGACGAGGAATTGGCCTTCTGAATAAGCTTCGCGCTTATAAGTTACAAGAAGAAGGGTTAGATACTGTAGAAGCAAATGAAAAACTTGGGTTCCCAGCTGATCTTCGTGATTACGGTATTGGCGCTCAAATTTTAAAAGATTTAGGCTTACAAAATTTACGATTATTAACGAATAATCCACGAAAAATTGCTGGCTTACAAGGTTACGATTTAGAAGTAACCGAGCGTGTACCGTTGCAAATGCCAACAAAAGAAGAAAATAAAACGTATTTACAAACGAAAGCAAGCAAATTAGGACATTTACTAAACTTATAA
- the ribH gene encoding 6,7-dimethyl-8-ribityllumazine synthase produces MVFEGHLVGTGLKVGVVVGRFNEFITSKLLGGALDGLKRHGVEENDIDVAWVPGAFEIPLIAKKMANSGKYDAVITLGTVIRGATTHYDYVCNEVAKGVASLSLQTDIPVIFGVLTTETIEQAIERAGTKAGNKGYESAVAAIEMAHLSKQWA; encoded by the coding sequence ATGGTATTCGAAGGTCATTTAGTTGGTACAGGATTAAAAGTTGGGGTTGTTGTTGGACGTTTTAATGAGTTTATTACAAGTAAGTTACTTGGTGGAGCTTTAGATGGATTAAAGCGTCACGGTGTAGAAGAGAATGATATTGATGTTGCATGGGTTCCTGGTGCATTTGAAATTCCTTTAATCGCTAAAAAGATGGCCAATAGCGGAAAATATGATGCTGTTATTACATTAGGTACAGTAATTCGCGGTGCTACAACACATTACGATTACGTTTGTAATGAAGTAGCAAAAGGTGTTGCGTCTTTATCACTACAAACGGACATTCCAGTTATTTTCGGTGTATTAACGACAGAAACAATTGAACAAGCGATTGAACGTGCAGGTACAAAAGCTGGTAATAAAGGATATGAATCGGCAGTTGCTGCGATCGAAATGGCTCATTTATCAAAACAATGGGCTTAA
- the bioA gene encoding adenosylmethionine--8-amino-7-oxononanoate transaminase codes for MLTIFINKLTLGVTIVAINSNTSEKSFYTYEELSKKNKDYVWHPFTQMKDYLEEDPVIIERGEGRKLYDVNGNEYWDGVSSIWLNVHGHQVPELDEAIREQLNKIAHSTMLGLANVPSILLAEKIIEVVPEGLKKVFYSDSGSSAVEIAIKMAFQYWQHKGKPKKQRFVTLKEAYHGDTIGAVSVGAIDLFHQVYSSLLFEAIKMPYPYTYRSPYGDNKEQIVKKHLEEMEEMLQEKHEEVAAIIVEPLMQGAGGMITMPKGYLKGLRDLCTKYNVLFITDEVATGFGRTGKMFACEHEDVTPDILTAGKGLTGGYLPVAITVTTDEIYNAFLGGYEEQKTFFHGHSYTGNPLGCAVAIANLELYEKTNLIEDVAHKAEYVAAQLEALNEYKHVGDIRQCGLMVGIELVKNKEMKESFEWTERVGVQVCKRSRELGMILRPLGNTIVFMPPLASTVAEIDEMLRILYKAISDVTEGE; via the coding sequence ATGTTAACTATATTTATAAATAAGTTAACATTAGGGGTGACAATTGTGGCTATTAATAGTAACACGAGTGAAAAATCGTTTTATACATATGAAGAATTATCGAAGAAGAATAAAGATTACGTATGGCACCCATTTACACAAATGAAAGATTATTTAGAAGAAGATCCTGTCATTATTGAACGTGGAGAGGGAAGAAAGCTATACGATGTAAATGGAAATGAATATTGGGACGGTGTTTCATCTATTTGGTTAAATGTTCATGGGCATCAAGTACCAGAACTTGATGAGGCAATTCGCGAGCAATTAAATAAAATTGCTCATTCTACTATGCTAGGACTTGCTAACGTTCCATCTATTTTATTAGCAGAAAAAATAATTGAAGTTGTACCAGAAGGTTTGAAGAAAGTATTCTATTCAGACTCTGGTTCTAGCGCCGTTGAAATTGCAATTAAGATGGCCTTTCAATATTGGCAGCATAAAGGAAAACCGAAAAAACAAAGATTTGTTACATTAAAAGAAGCATATCACGGTGATACGATAGGTGCTGTTTCAGTAGGAGCAATAGACTTGTTTCACCAAGTGTATAGTTCACTATTATTTGAGGCAATTAAAATGCCGTATCCATATACATATCGTTCTCCTTATGGAGATAATAAGGAACAAATTGTAAAGAAACATTTAGAAGAAATGGAAGAAATGCTACAAGAAAAACATGAAGAAGTAGCAGCTATTATTGTGGAGCCATTAATGCAAGGTGCTGGTGGGATGATTACAATGCCAAAAGGATACTTAAAAGGGCTTCGCGATTTATGTACAAAATACAATGTATTATTTATTACAGATGAGGTAGCGACTGGATTTGGGCGTACCGGGAAAATGTTTGCATGTGAACACGAGGATGTAACGCCAGACATTTTAACAGCCGGAAAAGGTTTAACAGGTGGTTATTTACCGGTGGCAATTACGGTAACGACAGATGAAATTTATAATGCCTTTTTAGGAGGCTATGAAGAACAAAAAACGTTTTTCCATGGTCATAGTTATACAGGGAATCCGTTAGGGTGTGCCGTAGCAATTGCAAATTTAGAACTATATGAAAAAACTAATTTAATAGAAGATGTTGCGCATAAAGCAGAATATGTAGCGGCACAATTAGAAGCTCTTAATGAATATAAGCACGTAGGAGATATTCGTCAGTGTGGGCTAATGGTTGGTATTGAACTTGTGAAGAATAAGGAAATGAAAGAATCGTTTGAATGGACAGAAAGAGTCGGTGTTCAAGTGTGTAAACGCTCAAGAGAGCTGGGCATGATTTTGCGACCACTCGGTAATACGATTGTATTTATGCCTCCTCTTGCATCTACGGTGGCTGAGATTGACGAGATGTTACGCATTTTATATAAAGCAATCTCGGATGTTACGGAGGGAGAGTAA
- the nhaC gene encoding Na+/H+ antiporter NhaC: MVSKIESVLLTLFIFFCIGFSVIQLEVSPHIPILFGIVLLLAFGFMKKISWSTMEKGMISSISAGIPSIFIFLLVGVLISVWIAAGTIPTLMVYGFQIVSPKIFVPTVFVVCAIVGTSIGSAFTTAATVGLAFMGMGSALGYDPALIAGAIISGAFFGDKMSPLSDTTNLAPAVTGVDLFEHIRNMLWTTVPAFIIAFIAFFILGSGISGDVDFTNFISTLEKNTTISIVTLIPILLLFLFAFKKVPAVPTLLAGIVVGIIILFIFKPSTSLADLMKIMQDGYVSKTGIKDIDSLLSRGGLQSMMMSIALIFLALCMGGLLQGMGIIAQLMNIISSFVKNSTRLIISTASTAIGVNFLLGEQYLSIVLTGQAFANKYDEVGLERRNLSRVLEDAGTVINPLVPWGVSGVFLTNVLSVPTFDYLPYAIFCLACPVLTIIVGFTGFGLSWKKEKAVPVS, encoded by the coding sequence ATGGTTTCAAAAATTGAATCTGTTCTTTTAACATTATTTATCTTTTTCTGTATTGGCTTTAGTGTTATCCAATTAGAAGTTTCACCACACATCCCAATTTTATTTGGTATCGTTCTTTTATTAGCATTTGGATTTATGAAAAAAATCTCTTGGTCTACTATGGAAAAAGGGATGATCAGTAGTATTTCAGCTGGTATTCCATCTATTTTTATTTTCTTACTTGTAGGCGTATTAATTAGTGTTTGGATCGCTGCTGGAACAATTCCAACTTTAATGGTATACGGCTTCCAGATTGTATCTCCTAAAATTTTCGTTCCAACTGTTTTTGTAGTTTGTGCAATTGTTGGAACAAGTATCGGTAGTGCCTTTACAACTGCCGCAACTGTAGGACTTGCCTTTATGGGTATGGGTAGTGCTCTCGGATACGATCCAGCTCTAATCGCTGGTGCAATTATTTCTGGCGCATTCTTTGGAGATAAAATGTCTCCTTTATCTGATACAACAAACTTAGCTCCTGCTGTAACGGGTGTAGATTTATTTGAGCATATTCGCAACATGCTTTGGACAACAGTTCCTGCTTTCATTATTGCTTTTATCGCATTTTTCATTTTAGGAAGCGGTATTAGTGGAGACGTTGACTTCACAAACTTTATTAGCACGTTAGAAAAAAACACAACGATTTCTATCGTTACACTTATTCCAATTTTATTACTGTTCCTATTCGCATTTAAAAAGGTTCCAGCAGTTCCAACATTGCTTGCAGGAATTGTTGTAGGAATTATTATTCTCTTTATTTTTAAACCTAGCACTTCTTTAGCTGATTTAATGAAAATTATGCAAGACGGCTACGTTTCTAAAACTGGTATTAAAGACATTGATAGCTTACTATCTCGCGGTGGTCTACAAAGTATGATGATGTCGATTGCTCTTATTTTCCTAGCTCTTTGTATGGGAGGATTATTACAAGGAATGGGTATTATAGCGCAGCTGATGAATATTATCTCTAGCTTTGTAAAAAATAGCACACGCTTAATTATTTCTACTGCTTCAACTGCAATTGGTGTAAACTTCCTACTTGGCGAACAATACTTATCAATCGTTTTAACAGGACAAGCATTCGCTAACAAATACGATGAAGTCGGTTTAGAACGTCGTAATTTATCACGCGTATTAGAAGATGCAGGTACAGTTATTAACCCGCTCGTACCATGGGGTGTAAGTGGCGTATTCTTAACAAACGTCCTTAGCGTTCCAACATTCGATTACCTTCCATACGCAATCTTCTGTTTAGCTTGCCCAGTCTTAACGATTATCGTCGGCTTTACTGGATTTGGCCTTTCATGGAAGAAAGAAAAAGCAGTACCAGTTTCATAA
- the bioC gene encoding malonyl-ACP O-methyltransferase BioC, with amino-acid sequence MINKTLLQKRFNGAAVSYDQYANVQKKMAHSLLSTLKERYSETSSIRILELGCGTGYVTEQLSNLFPKAHITAVDFADEMIAVAKTRKSLENVMFRCEDIEQLKLENPYDVIISNATFQWLNDLKETVKNLFNYLSEEGILLFSTFGNTTFQELHTSFQRAKKEKGIHNCTSIGQRFVSKEQLVNICKNPLGNVHVSETCYIESFTEVREFLHSIRKVGATNSNEESYCQSPSLFRTMLRIYERDFTGKEGIMATYHALFTYITKEGKR; translated from the coding sequence ATGATCAACAAAACGTTACTGCAAAAACGGTTTAACGGGGCGGCTGTATCCTACGATCAATATGCAAATGTACAAAAAAAGATGGCACATTCGTTACTTTCTACATTGAAGGAACGATATAGTGAAACATCATCGATACGTATTTTAGAACTTGGATGCGGGACAGGATATGTAACAGAGCAATTATCAAATTTATTTCCGAAAGCTCATATTACAGCTGTGGATTTTGCTGATGAGATGATTGCAGTCGCGAAAACTAGAAAAAGTTTGGAAAATGTGATGTTTCGATGTGAAGATATTGAACAATTAAAATTAGAAAATCCATATGATGTCATCATTTCAAATGCTACATTTCAATGGCTTAATGATTTAAAAGAGACAGTGAAAAATTTATTTAACTATTTGTCTGAAGAAGGAATATTATTATTTTCCACGTTTGGTAATACGACTTTTCAAGAATTGCATACGTCTTTTCAGCGTGCTAAGAAAGAAAAGGGGATACACAATTGTACTTCAATAGGACAACGATTCGTTTCGAAAGAACAGTTAGTGAATATATGCAAAAATCCATTAGGAAATGTACATGTTTCTGAAACGTGTTACATAGAAAGCTTTACAGAAGTTAGGGAGTTTCTACATTCTATTCGAAAAGTAGGGGCAACCAATAGTAATGAAGAGTCTTACTGTCAAAGCCCTTCACTCTTTCGTACGATGCTTCGTATATACGAAAGAGACTTCACGGGAAAAGAAGGGATAATGGCAACATATCATGCTTTATTTACGTATATAACAAAAGAGGGGAAGAGATGA